The DNA region CTTCAATCAGGGCTATTGTTGCTACGGCCGAGGCGACGAACCACGTTTAGAATACGAAGAGTACATAGCGGTGAAGCACAAAAAAAAGGGCCTCTTAACAGATAGCCCTTTTTAATTCACATTGTTTTTTATCTTTCGGCTGGCACAAAAGCTTGCACAATCAGGTTCCAGCTATGATCTGCCGCTTTCTCGTAAATGAAAACGTAGTTAAAGCTCTCGCGTAAGTCAGCTTTATAATCAATGGTAGCCACGCCGTAAGTGTAAGCTAAATCGCTACCCAGCGCCTTATCAACACCCGTAGTTTTCAAGTTGATTTTATCGACCATTCCGTTATAAAACGAAAGGATTTTACCTTTGCCGTTAATAGCGTCGTTACCCGGAAAAAGCAGGCGGGCATCCGCTGTTAAAAAGCCACCAAAAGCAGCAATTCCATGAGTCTTTAAAAGCGTATTTAAGGTTTTTTCTGTTGTTAAGATAATATCCTTACCGGCCTTAATCTCTTTGTCGTTTATAAACTTTGGAACAAAATGATCTTTTGGTTCTTCAAATCTCGGGGCTGCAGTACCCAATGGCTTATTGCTGTTTGTATTTAAATCGATTGCCAGTTTCCACCTGCCATTTTCAGCTTTCCATATCGACAGGTATTGGCCATACTTTTTGTCATTGCCCTCACCCCCCAGTTCGTAAGGCCCTGTGGTGAAGCCCAAATCGCCACTACGCGATACTTTTGCCAGATTTGGCGTCCAACTTACCTCATTTTCGCCCTTTTCCTGTCCTGCGTAAAAAGTTTTGGCATTAACCGGGTTTGGTCGAAAAACAAGTGTATTTGCTGATGAATACTCTAAATAAGCGTCTTTATCTCCTTTCTTAGCGATCGATTTTGCAAATTCTTTCTCTGCATTTACCAGAGATTTTGTAGTTCCATCACTCTTTTGCGCAAAAGCACCAAGTGCCAAAAGTGAGGCTATTGTTGTAGAAAATAAATGTTTCATTGTTGATTTAGCATATATATTTGGCGAATATAAAATTTTCTTCCATGTGTAATTTTAAAAGTAATTAACAATTACACATTTTATTTTTCGCGGTAAATGGTTTCGAGTACCGTTTGGCCAGTGGCCTTTAGCGTGTTTTTGTCAATATTCGCCAGGTTATCCAGCTGTGTATGCCAGTTAATGTAAAAGCCGCTATTGTCGTTATAATGGATAATGTCGATCGATGGAACACCAGCTTTATTCATCCAAAAATGATCGTCGACGAGTTTGCCGCTGGGAATTTTGACAAAATAAGAGGAGTAGCCGATTTCATTCCCGATGTCCCAAACCCTGTTTACTATATCAGGGGCCGATTGGCGTGAGATTTCGTCTTGTGTAAACTGCGCATTTCCACCGCCAACCATATCGAGATTAATGCCATAAAGTGCCGTGTAACCCGACGTGACAGCATTTTTTGCCCAAAACTGCGAACCTAAGCACCAGGTAACTTCATCTTGCGTTTCATCATTGGCCTTTCCATAGTCTTCCAAATCCCACAATACAAAATCGACACCCACGTTGGGTTGCTTTTGCTGAATCTGACGAGCCATTTCTAAAATTACGGCGACCCCGCTTCCGGCATCATTGGCTGCATCAAAAGGCTTATTTTGGTTTGCAGGGTCAGCATCCTGATCGGAGAACGGACGTGCATCCCAGTGGGCGGTGACCAAAACGCGATTTTTTTTCTCTGGAGCGAAAACAGCAACGATGTTCTTTAGCTGAAAGCTTTTTCCATCATAGGTTTTTGTTTTTTCACCTTGAATTTTTACATCTGCCCCAAACGATTTCAACTTGGCAACCAAATAATCGGCACATTTTTGATGCGCTGGTGTGCCGGGTACGCGTGGACCGAAATCAACCTGTGCCTTGGTGTAGGCAAAGGCGCTGTCGGCATTAAAATCTGGAGAAACAAGCTTAACTTCTGATGAACTTGCCTCTTCTGTGGATTTGTTATTGTTCTTACACGCCTGAAAGCCGATCAAAGCGAGTACAGGCATTATCAAAAGTTTTTTGTTCATTGACACTGGTTTATTGGTTCACTAGTCATTGGTTCATTAGTTCATTGGTAAATTGGTCATTAGTTCATTGGTTTGAATGAAGTCATCCGATGAATATTAGCATGCCGCCCAATTCATCGGATGACGTGAACTGCCTAGTGCTAATTAGTTCATTGGTTCACTGGTTCACTGGTTCATCAGTTCATTGGTCAATCATTGGTCACTAGTTTAGTATCATTGGTGTTTGTTTTACCCCTCCACAATTGGGCTTGTGCCTTATTTGAGCTAGTATTCCATCGCCTGGAGATCCTTCGCTGCGCTCAGGATGACAACGGCTGACTCTGGACTTCGGACTTCCTGACTTTCGGGCTTTCAGACTTCAAGCTCCCAACTCCAAGCTCCAAGCTCCCGACTAAAGACTAACTCTTACTCCAGGTTGTTCCCTCTTTGCCATCTTTTAACTGAATGCCCAACTCTTGCAAACCGATCCTGATTTTATCCGAAGTGGCGTAATCCTTGTTTGCCTTGGCTTCGGTACGAAGATTGATTACCATATCCAAAACGCCGCTTAAATCGTTACTTCCGGCATCTTCGTCTTTTAGTGCGAGGATATCGAAAACGAAATCGTTGATCAGTGCTTTCAGCTTGGTTAAAGAGTCGGCTGAAATTTTGCCCTTGCCATCGTAAACGGTGTTTATGATTCGAACGGCTTCAAAAAGTTCAGCAATTAAAATCGGACTGTTAAAATCGTCGTTCATGGCGTTAATGCATTTTGCCTTCAATGCATCGATATCAAAATCGTCTGTTTCTGATACGGTCAGTTTGCTTAACAGATTAACGGCCGACATTAACCGGCGAAAGCCTTTTTCTGAGGCATCGAGCGCTTCGTTAGAAAAATCGAGGGTGCTTCGGTAATGCGCCTGAAGCATAAAAAACTTCACCGTCATTGGACTGTAGCCTTTTTTCAACAATGGATGGTCGCCCGTAAAAAGCTCCAAAGGCAAAAATCCATTGCCTGCCGATTTCGACATCCGGGTTCCGTTAACGGTAAGCATATTGGTATGCATCCAGTACCGCGCCGGCTGTTTATGGCTGCAAGCTTCCGATTGTGCAATTTCGTTGGTGTGGTGGGTTGCCGCAAGGTCCATTCCACCGCCGTGAATATCAAATTCATCGCCCAAATACTTGGCGCTCATTGCGGAGCACTCAATATGCCAACCCGGAAAACCCATTCCCCATGGCGATTGCCATTGCATAAGCGTTTCGGGCTTAGCCTTAATCCAAAGTGCAAAATCCAACCTTCCGCGTTTTTCGTCCTGACCGCCCAATTCACGGGTGTTGTTGAGCATATCTTCGAGATTTCTGTTGGTAAGAACGGTATAATTGTATTCCTTGCTGTATTTTTCTACATCGAAGTAAACGTTGCCATCAATTTCATAACCATAACCATTGTCTATAATGATTTTAATCATTTCAATTTGCTCGATGATGTGACCGGTGGCCGTTGGCTCTATGCTTGGCGGCAAGGTATTGAACATCCTTAAAACATCATGAAAGCCCAAAGTGTACTTCTGTACAATTTCCATCGGCTCTAATTGTTCTAGCTTTGCCCGTTTAGCAAACTTATCGTCGCCTTCATCCCTATCGCCTTCCAAATGGCCTGCATCGGTAATATTACGCACATACCGAACCTTGAAACCTAAATATTTAAGGTATCTGAAAATCAAATCGAAAGAAACGAAAGTACGGCAGTTGCCCAAATGGACGTCGCTGTAAACGGTCGGGCCGCAAACATACATGCCAACATGAGGCGCATTTATGGGTTGAAACAATTCCTTTTTTCGCGAAAGCGTACTATAAAGCTGTAAGCCAGTATTCATACTGCAAATGTAAGATTTAGTTAGAAAGTTGAAACCTTTAAAATTGTAATCTTCGGCTTATGATTTTTCTTAAACATTTGGCAGCGCATTTAATCAGCTTAAGGCAAAACAGAGCTAATCCCATTGCTAGTTACAGCATATTTCTTCACTACGAATTTCTGTATTGAATCCCATATGTGCGCTTTACCGAAACGAATAAGGAAATAGATTGTTAACTTTGCATAAACATATAAACACCATTATTTTGCAAGTTCACACGCTATACGAAGGCACCTACTCGGTTGATGCAACGAAAAAATTTGTTCCATTTGATGCTACAATTCATAGCTTTAAAGATAGGCCGGCATCGTTGTTTATCAATGTTCAGCCGTTTTTAGTTGAGTTAAAAAACGATTTGATCCTTTTCGACACCGGCTTAGGGTTCAGCGATGAGCAAGGCGAACTGATCTTACATAAGAACATTCGCAATGCAGGTTTCGACCCGACTGATGTAACCAAAGTTTTGATGTCGCATTTACATTATGATCATTCGGGAGGCATGATTCATAAGCAGGATAACTGTAAAGTTGAGCTGAGTTTTCCGGATGCGGAATATGTAATTAACCGCGGCGAATGGGAAACGGCATTCAGCAGCACGTCTTCATCGTATCACACCGATATTTTTGATTTTGTACAACGCAATGCGCAACTGCATTTTGTAGAGGGCGACGGCAATTTAAACGAAAACATTGCTTTTGAGTTCACTGGCGCACATTGCCCAAATCATCAGGTATTTCTTTTAACGGAGGCCGATCAAAAGATATTTTTCGGTGGCGATGTTCTGCCTGAACCGGAAGAATTAATTAAGAATTTTATTGCCAAGTATGATTTCGATGGCCGCAAGGCGATGGAATTACGCAAGGCTTTTGGTAAACGTGCGGCAGAAGAAAACTGGGAATGCCTTTTCTATCATGGTAAAAGTGCGGCAACTGGTTTCGTCGATTTCATTGATGGTGGATTTAGGGTGAGGTAGGAGTTTGGAGTCTTGAGTTGGGAGTTTGGAGTTTGGAGTTTGGAGTCGGGAGTCCTGAGTCATCAGTCTTGAGTTGGGAGTTGGACTTCATTGCCGTCTAGCTTCAGCTGACGGACGGGAGTCCTTAGTCGAGAGTATTGAGTCGGGAGTTGTGATGCCCTTTGCCGTCTAGCTTCAGCTGACGGTAACTAATCATATCCAAGAACTGCTTTCCAAAATGATAGAAAAACAAAAAAGTCCCGAATAAATTCGAGACTTTTCGCTTTTTAATTCCTAGGTCTATTTCTTAGCTACCAATTTCACAGACAATTCGAAGTTATCATCAATTGCTTTGTCGCCAATGCTATCGAAGAAAGATTTCGAACCGTAACGGATATCGTATTTAGTTCTATCTACAGTAATTTTACCAGCTAATGCGGTAACTGTTCCATCTGCGTTTACGGCAACAGTTGCAGGGAAGCTTAATGGCTTAGTAATTCCTTTAATGGTAAGGTTGCCAGTTACGGTAACTGCAGCGCCAGAACCAGCAACTTTTGTAATTACGAATGTTGAGGTTGGGAATTTAGCTGCACCAAAAAAATCGTCGGCCTTTAAGTGTCCTTCTAATTTTGCGCTTCCGTCAGCATCTTTTATCGAGTTCATATCGATAGTGAAAGTACCACCGGTTACTTTTTTGCCATCAACGTTTAACGTTCCTGACTGTAAAGCGATTGTTCCGTTATGCGAACCTGTTACCTTTTTACCAATCCAGGTAATTGTCGATTTTGCAGCATCAACAGTATAGATTACTGGCTTTGTAGGATTTTTAAAAGCTGATAACGCTATTACCGCTACCAATAAAAAGATCGAGCTAATTTTTAATTTCATTTTTCTGATTTTTAATTTTGCAACAAAGATATAATTAAGGTCGATGCTTCGTTATTGACCTATGTTAAGTTTTTTAAAAATAGGTTGTTTTTTTCGTAATCATTCTATTGACATCGAAAAAAGGATGTGGTTTAATTTCGATTATAATTTTCTGCAGGGCTGAAAGATAGAAAAGATATTTTTACCGCTCAACATCGGAAGAATTCCCTATATTTATTTCAGAAACATTGATCGTATGTCGACAACAACCTTAGATAAGAAACAAAGAAAAATAATTGAGGAGATTCCATCATTAAATGATTTTTCGAGAATTTATTTCTACACTATTCAAAGCAAATTTGACAATGACTTTGTTAGAACTTTAGACAGCGTAATTGGGCTGAACGACAATACTTTATCTAACTGGCTCAATATTACCCCTAAAACACTCAGAAACTATAAAAAAAACGCAGATTTGGTTCTTAAAGGCAACATTAAAGAACATATCGTTTTAATTCTTTCTTTATACAAACATGGGATAGCAGTTTTTGGAAGTGCGGCCGATTTCGAGAAATGGCTCTCTGCCGAAAACCATTTATTGGATAATGAAGCACCTACAAAGTTTTTGGATACCATTTCGGGTATTAAATTTATAGACAATAGATTAACAGCCCTTGAATATGGCGAAAATGTTTAATGATGACGGTTTACAACATCAGAAAAGAACAGTTTTCCAAGGTATTATCGGCTTCTGGCGTGGCAAACAGGTGGAATAGTGAGGAGGAGTTTATCATTTATACGGGCAGTTCAATTGCTTTATCTGCGTTAGAATTGATTAGCCATCGCAGTGCGATTAAAATCGATCATCAATACAAGCTACTATCAATTGAGGTACAGGTAGAGGTAAAAGACATTATGGAAATTAAGTTGTCGGCACTGCCTTCCAACTGGAAATCTGTAATTGCTTATCCCGAACTTCAAAAGTTAGGCTCCAATTGGTACCAAAATAGAAAAAGTTTATTGTTAAAAGTTCCATCGGCTCTGGTACAGAACGAATTTAATTATTTAATAAACACTAAACACCCAGACTTTGCTCAAAAGGTTTCAATAAAATCAACTGAAAACTTCGAGTGGCACAATAGATTGTTGTAAAACTGAATAATATAGAATTAGTAATGAACCACAACGCAAAATCGATCCGGCCTTTTATTGGCTCAAAAGAATTCGAAATATCAAGGAGCTTCTATCGCGATCTTGGTTTCGAGGAAACCACCTTAGGTAACAACATGTCGGTGTTTAAAACCGGCGAAATGGCTTTCTATTTACAGAATGCGTACGTTAAAGATTGGGTTGACAACACCATGGTTTTTATGGAAGTGGATAATGCCGACCGTTTTTATAACGATTTGCAGGCGCTGAACTTACCTGACAAATACGCGGACGTAAAGTTAACGCCTGTTAGAAACGAAAGCTGGGGCAAAGAATGTTTTCTGCACGATCCGTCGGGCATTTTATGGCATTTTGGCGAGTTTTATTAGTCCTTTAAAAGATGCGTCATTCTGAACGCCCGCCCAATGTCATTTAATTAAGCATTACAGGTGTCATCCGATAGCTATCGGATCTGAGCCTTTCGACTACGCTCAATACAAGCTCAAGTCGAAATATTCAGGGCGACAATATTTTTTTTTCCATAACTAAATGATATTGAGCGCCCGCCCGACCAGAGGGGCAGGCAATGAAGACCGCGAAGCAGCTACGAAGTAAATCTGTTCCCTATTGTCGAAGAAACTTGAGTATACTACAGCCCGTCGAAAGATGGGTTTGCGCTTTTGTCCCGGTTCGCCTTTCATCGCCTGGGGATTTACTTAAGATAACCACCCCCAACCTCCCGAATCGGTCGGGATAGACTCTCCTAAATTAGGAGCGAAGTAGCAACTGCACAACCATGTGGCATCGAAAACCATTAAAGTTCGCACTGTCCAACTCCTCTCGATTTCTTCGGGAGGCAAGTGCCAAAGGCATCCCTTTGGGAGGGTGGTTGTTTGTTTTGCGTCACTCTTATTGATTTTTTTGAAAAAAATTGAAACTCAGAATGACAGCCTTGGGCAAAAAAAATCTGCAAGCTTTATGAAATGAATTCACAAAACTTGCAGATTATTATTTAACGATTAATTGTACCTAATAACGCCGGACGAATAAGCATTCCGCTTTCATCTTTTCGCTTTAAGCTTTTTACGGTACGATTTCTTCTAAATAACTTTCAACCGGCGGACATGCACAAATTAATGAGCGATCGCCATGGCTATCGTTTACACGACCAACCGACGGCCAAAACTTACGTTCTAACACATAGGGAAGTGGGAAAGCAGCGGTTTGACGGCTATAAGCATGGTTCCACTCGTTCGCAGTAATCACGGCAACAGTGTGTGGAGCATTTTTCAGTGGGTTATCTGCTTTGTCTAAACTCCCGTTTTCTACTTCGGTAATCTCTTGTTTAATGGCAATTAAAGCATCGCAGAAACGATCTAATTCATGTTTAGGTTCCGATTCCGTAGGCTCAACCATTAAGGTACCCGCAACCGGGAACGAAACCGTTGGTGCATGAAAACCATAATCCATTAAACGTTTTGCAATATCGGTAACTTCAATTCCGAATGCTTTGAATGAACGACAATCTAAAATCATCTCGTGTGCGCAACGACCTTGAGCACCTGAATAAAGCACCGGATAATGTTGTTCTAAACGTGCTTTCATGTAGTTTGCGTTTAAAATGGCATATTTCGTCGCGTTGGTTAACCCTTCGGCGCCCATCATGGCGATGTAAGCATGCGAAATAATTAATATTGATGCTGAACCCCAGGGAGCAGATGAAACGGCAGAAATCGACTTCCCTTTATCAATATCTACTACAGCATGGCCTGGAAGGTAAGGAACAAGGTGTTTAGCTACGCCGATCGGACCCATGCCGGGGCCACCACCACCGTGAGGGATACAGAACGTTTTATGCAGGTTTAAGTGACAAACATCGGCACCAATATTGGCAGGGCTTGTTAAACCTACCTGGGCGTTCATGTTTGCCCCATCCATGTAAACCTGTCCGCCGTTAGCATGAACGGTTTCGCAGATTTCGATAATACTTTCTTCAAACACACCATGCGTTGACGGATAAGTTACCATCAGACACGATAAGTTATCTTTATGTAATTCTGCTTTCGCTTTTAAATCTTCAACATCGATGTTTCCGTTTTCCAACGATTTCACCACAACGATCTTCATGTCGGCCATTGCTGCCGATGCCGGGTTTGTACCGTGCGCCGAGGCAGGAATTAAAGCTACATTACGGTGAAAATCGCCCCTATCGTGATGATAAGCACGAATAACCATCAAACCGGCATATTCGCCCTGCGCACCTGCGTTTGGCTGTAAACTCATGGCCGCGAAACCTGTAATCTCACTCAACCATTTATCCAGCTCATTGAATACAGAGTAATAGCCTAAAACCTGATCTGCCGGAGCAAATGGGTGAATGCGCCCAAAGTGAGACCAGGTAACGGGAATCATTTCTGCAGTTGCATTTAATTTCATGGTGCAACTTCCCAGGGCAATCATCGAATGGCAAAGTGATAAATCTTTCGCTTCTAACGATTTAATATAACGCAACATTTCATGTTCAGAATGGTGCGAATTAAAAATTGGGTGTGTTAAATAGGCTGAAGTACGTTGCAATGTTGCCGGAACAACCGTTTCTACGTTTTCGACCATTTCCACCTGATCGCCTGCGATACCTTTTGCCCTTGCAAAAATTTTGGCAATTAAAGTAATATCTTCAAAAGTAGTGGTTTCGTCAACAGAAATAGTTACGGTATTACCCGAATAGTTTAGGTTGATCTCATTATCTAAGCAATACGCATGTATGCCGCCTGTCGAATCGCCCAAATCGAACCTAATCGTATCAAAATAAGCAGAGTTTAGTTGCGCGTAACCTAGATTTTTTAAAGTCGAGGCAAGGCTTACTGCCAAACCGTGTGTACGTTCTGCAATTGCTTTTAATCCTTTCGGCCCGTGGTAAGCGGCGTAAAAGCCAGCCATAATAGCCAATAAAGCTTGTGCTGTACAAATATTAGAAGTTGCTTTATCTCTGCGGATATGTTGCTCACGGGTTTGCAAGGCCATGCGTAGCGCATAGTCGCCGTGGCTATCGATGGTTACGCCAATAATACGACCTGGGATTGAACGTTTATATTCTTCTTTGGTCGCGAAAAATGCCGCATGAGGTCCACCAAAGCCCATCGGAATACCAAAACGTTGCGTTGTACCTACTACGATGTCGGCACCCCATTCGCCCGGGGGCGTTAGCAAAGTTAAGCTTAAGATATCAGCAGCAACAGTTAGCTTGATATTTTTGCTGTGTAGTTCTGCCGCGAAGGCTTGATAATCGAACACTTCTCCATTACCAGCAGGATATTGTACAATTGCACCGAAAAATTCATCTGTCGCGACAAAATCGAGGTGATTTCCAATTACCAATTCGATGCCATAAGGGTTGGCACGGGTTTTTAAAATATCGGTTGTTTGTGCAAAAAGTAGTTCTGATACGAAGAATTTTTTGGCAGCTTGATTTTTACGGGTGCTGTATTGCATAAACATGGCCTCAGCCGCAGCTGTACCCTCATCTAGTAACGATGCATTTGCAATTTCCATTCCTGTTAAATCAATTACCATGGTTTGGAAATTTAACAGTGCCTGTAAACGACCCTGCGCAATTTCTGCCTGATAAGGCGTATACTGCGTGTACCATCCCGGATTTTCGAATACGTTACGCAAAATTACGCCCGGCGTAATGGTATCGTAGTAACCCTGACCGATAAAGCTCTTGAAAACCTTGTTTAGCAACGAAGTTTGCTTTAAAGTACCAAGGTATTCTGTTTCAGACTTGGCCGCAGGGAGATTTAAAGGTTGTTTTAACCTGATTGCAGTTGGAACGGTTTGTTCAATCAGCTCGTCGATAGAATTTACGCCAACAGTTTGCAACATTTCGGCTGTTTCTGCCTCATTTGGCGCAATATGACGATTTTGAAAATCTTCCTTGTAATGGATATTTAAGCTCATGCGGTATGAATAATAAATTTGCGTGCAAAGGTAGCAAAAACGAACAGCTATTTTGCTATCTGTCAGTGTAAAAAAGGTGTCGTTATTATTGCTTTAAAGCCTATAGAAATGATAGGTTTTGTTGAAGCCGTCATATAGAATCCTGATTTTTTATCGGGCGAGATCGCTCTCGCCGATTAGCAGTAACTTAAAGCCAGTAGTGCTTAGGTAACACCTGCGGGGATTTCTCTTTGAGCTGTGCCAAAGGCATCCCTTTGGGAAAATAGCTCGAGTTCGAAATGACAGGGACCCTTAAATAACATCGTCATCTCTATAATCTCGCTAATACTATCCAACTTTTGTGGGTTGAAACATCCATTGCGCAAATTAAAAATATTCCTAACGGGAATATTTTTTAACACAAGATGGTTGTAACACTCAGTTATATTTTTATATTTGATAAACAAACAAATTATGTATAACAAATTTTTATTCTTTGACGTGATGATTACTCCAAAACTCATCACATTTATTTACTGGCTCATGCTATTGGGTGCGGTAGGCTATGGCTTAAGCTCTATGTTTTCGGGCTACGATGGCTTTACTATTGGGAACATGGTAAAAGGCCTGGCATTTATAGTGGCGGGTATAGTGGGATCGAGGGTATGGTGCGAACTGATGATTGTAGTATTCAAAATAAACGAAAACCTACAAGAGCTCAAAAACAAGAAAGGAACTGAGCTATGAGAATAACAATTTGCATTGCTTGCCTATTGTTTATATTAGTTGGCTGCAGCTCGAACGCCCCAAAAAATGTGGCAGAAAAATTCTTAATGAATCTGAGTGCCGGGAAAATTGACGAAGCAAAAAAATACGCGACAGAGCCTACTGGAAAAATGTTAGACCTGATGATCGGTTTAGGCGGAGCCAAAGACCTAAACCCAAATTTTAAATTTACGTTTGTTAGGGATTCCATTGTCGAAAACCAAGCCTGGGTGTTTTATAAAGACGAAAAGGACAAACCCGATAAAATAGAATTAGTAAAATTAGATGGCAAATGGAAAGTTAACGTCGGTTCTAAGAAATAGCTTTCTATTGCTTTTTTTGCTGGTCAGTTGCAAAGCTAAAAACGATCATACAGCAAACGACTTTCAAGCTTGCAACAACTTTAAATCGGGTGATATCATCTGCAGGCTGGGCAACGGCTTTTTCTCTGAGTATTTTAAAAACATGTCGCCCGGCGAAAAGAAATACTCACATGTTGGGGTTATCTGTAAAGATGGCTCCAACATTGATGTAATCCATACAGAAGCTAGCGAACTTACCGGTGTTGGATTTGTGAAAAAAGAAAGTATGGAAACGTTTTTGAAAGAAATTGAGGTTTGGGGTGTCTACAGATTAAAAGCAAATGAAGAAATTCAGTTGGCAATTACCCAGTGGGCCAAAGCATATCTGGCAAAAAAGACACCATTCGATTTAAATTTCAACTCAAGCAATGATAATGAACTGTACTGCACAGAACTAGTTGCCAATTGTATTAATAAAAGCTTTGGAAACAGGGTTATCAAGCCAACAATCGCTAAAAATAAACCAGCCGTGCTCTATGTTTCCGACATCTATCTTAACCCGATGTTCGAACCTGTTTTTACATCAGGGCGAGTGAGAAAATAAAGATTAATACTTTTCGGATGCAGCGCTTGCCGGACAAATCTCTCAGCTTCTCCCGCTCGGAACTAGCTCTCCCCCCTAGCATCATATCGAAAACCGATCCTTCATCGGTTGAGATATCTCTCGCCTATTAGTAGGAATTTAAAGCAAGTAGTGCTTAGGTAACATCTGCCCGCCGCCAACAAAGATCTCTCCGTTCCGCTGCGCTGCTGTCGAGATGACGGGAAATGTGAGGAATAACTCGCCCCTCATATCGAAAACCGATTCTTCATCAGTTGAGATATCTCTCGCCTATTAGTAGGAATTTAAAGCCAGTAGTGCTTAGCTAACACC from Pedobacter endophyticus includes:
- the gcvP gene encoding aminomethyl-transferring glycine dehydrogenase, with the translated sequence MSLNIHYKEDFQNRHIAPNEAETAEMLQTVGVNSIDELIEQTVPTAIRLKQPLNLPAAKSETEYLGTLKQTSLLNKVFKSFIGQGYYDTITPGVILRNVFENPGWYTQYTPYQAEIAQGRLQALLNFQTMVIDLTGMEIANASLLDEGTAAAEAMFMQYSTRKNQAAKKFFVSELLFAQTTDILKTRANPYGIELVIGNHLDFVATDEFFGAIVQYPAGNGEVFDYQAFAAELHSKNIKLTVAADILSLTLLTPPGEWGADIVVGTTQRFGIPMGFGGPHAAFFATKEEYKRSIPGRIIGVTIDSHGDYALRMALQTREQHIRRDKATSNICTAQALLAIMAGFYAAYHGPKGLKAIAERTHGLAVSLASTLKNLGYAQLNSAYFDTIRFDLGDSTGGIHAYCLDNEINLNYSGNTVTISVDETTTFEDITLIAKIFARAKGIAGDQVEMVENVETVVPATLQRTSAYLTHPIFNSHHSEHEMLRYIKSLEAKDLSLCHSMIALGSCTMKLNATAEMIPVTWSHFGRIHPFAPADQVLGYYSVFNELDKWLSEITGFAAMSLQPNAGAQGEYAGLMVIRAYHHDRGDFHRNVALIPASAHGTNPASAAMADMKIVVVKSLENGNIDVEDLKAKAELHKDNLSCLMVTYPSTHGVFEESIIEICETVHANGGQVYMDGANMNAQVGLTSPANIGADVCHLNLHKTFCIPHGGGGPGMGPIGVAKHLVPYLPGHAVVDIDKGKSISAVSSAPWGSASILIISHAYIAMMGAEGLTNATKYAILNANYMKARLEQHYPVLYSGAQGRCAHEMILDCRSFKAFGIEVTDIAKRLMDYGFHAPTVSFPVAGTLMVEPTESEPKHELDRFCDALIAIKQEITEVENGSLDKADNPLKNAPHTVAVITANEWNHAYSRQTAAFPLPYVLERKFWPSVGRVNDSHGDRSLICACPPVESYLEEIVP
- a CDS encoding nuclear transport factor 2 family protein, which gives rise to MAEKFLMNLSAGKIDEAKKYATEPTGKMLDLMIGLGGAKDLNPNFKFTFVRDSIVENQAWVFYKDEKDKPDKIELVKLDGKWKVNVGSKK
- a CDS encoding YiiX/YebB-like N1pC/P60 family cysteine hydrolase; this translates as MANGKLTSVLRNSFLLLFLLVSCKAKNDHTANDFQACNNFKSGDIICRLGNGFFSEYFKNMSPGEKKYSHVGVICKDGSNIDVIHTEASELTGVGFVKKESMETFLKEIEVWGVYRLKANEEIQLAITQWAKAYLAKKTPFDLNFNSSNDNELYCTELVANCINKSFGNRVIKPTIAKNKPAVLYVSDIYLNPMFEPVFTSGRVRK
- a CDS encoding DUF4282 domain-containing protein; translated protein: MYNKFLFFDVMITPKLITFIYWLMLLGAVGYGLSSMFSGYDGFTIGNMVKGLAFIVAGIVGSRVWCELMIVVFKINENLQELKNKKGTEL